A region of Larimichthys crocea isolate SSNF chromosome X, L_crocea_2.0, whole genome shotgun sequence DNA encodes the following proteins:
- the LOC113746514 gene encoding uncharacterized protein LOC113746514 isoform X2, with translation MAAATSAPQKRSGVTSRPFLCIFCAGARRFPPGRRPPYIKSSPSLRAAPRSVLALLPASSSWSRLLRPGARLAVKSSADTQTDRETDRQTDRQQEPADRVMPSNVEIKARVSDRTLFAEKAAQLSQSEGTIIRQHDTFFNCSQGRLKLRDFMNESGQLIFYERPDTDGPKLSRYSISPTSDPSSLRAVLSDALGVKGEVRKERRLFLIGQTRVHLDTVEGLGDYMELEVVMRPEQTVEEGQQVAEDLMEKLGVSRESLVTGAYMDLLLKGHKET, from the exons ATGGCGGCTGCTACTTCGGCACCGCAGAAGCGGAGCGGAGTGACGTCACGTCCCTTCTTGTGTATCTTCTGCGCAGGCGCACGGCGCTTCCCTCCTGGAAGGAGGCCCCCGTATATAAAGAGCTCCCCGTCACTCCGCGCTGCTCCGCGGTCAGTGCTCGCTCTTCTCCcggcctcctcttcctggagCCGGCTGCTCCGCCCCGGGGCTCGTTTGGCGGTAAAATCAAGTGCggacacgcagacagacagagagacagacagacagacagacaggcagcaggaACCCGCAGACAG AGTCATGCCGTCCAACGTGGAGATCAAAGCCAGAGTCAGCGACCGGACGCTGTTCGCTGAGAAGGCCGCCcagctcagccaatcagagggcaCGATCATCAGACAGCACGACACGTTCTTCAACTGCAGCCAAGGACGACTGAAGCTACGAGacttcatg aaCGAGTCCGGTCAGCTGATCTTCTACGAGCGTCCGGACACTGATGGACCCAAACTGTCCCGATACTCCATCAGCCCGACCAGCGACCCGTCCAGCCTGCGG gcCGTGCTGTCGGACGCCCTCGGGGTTAAAGGTGAGGTGCGGAAGGAGCGGCGGCTGTTTCTGATTGGTCAGACTAGAGTTCACCTGGACACAGTGGAGGGACTGGGAGACTACATGGAGCTGGAG gtGGTGATGCGTCCAGAGCAGACTGTCGAAGAGGGACAGCAG GTTGCCGAGGATCTGATGGAGAAGCTGGGAGTGTCGAGGGAGAGTCTGGTGACCGGAGCGTACATGGACCTGTTACTGAAGggacacaaagagacataa
- the LOC113746514 gene encoding uncharacterized protein LOC113746514 isoform X1 produces the protein MAAATSAPQKRSGVTSRPFLCIFCAGARRFPPGRRPPYIKSSPSLRAAPRSVLALLPASSSWSRLLRPGARLAVKSSADTQTDRETDRQTDRQQEPADSRVMPSNVEIKARVSDRTLFAEKAAQLSQSEGTIIRQHDTFFNCSQGRLKLRDFMNESGQLIFYERPDTDGPKLSRYSISPTSDPSSLRAVLSDALGVKGEVRKERRLFLIGQTRVHLDTVEGLGDYMELEVVMRPEQTVEEGQQVAEDLMEKLGVSRESLVTGAYMDLLLKGHKET, from the exons ATGGCGGCTGCTACTTCGGCACCGCAGAAGCGGAGCGGAGTGACGTCACGTCCCTTCTTGTGTATCTTCTGCGCAGGCGCACGGCGCTTCCCTCCTGGAAGGAGGCCCCCGTATATAAAGAGCTCCCCGTCACTCCGCGCTGCTCCGCGGTCAGTGCTCGCTCTTCTCCcggcctcctcttcctggagCCGGCTGCTCCGCCCCGGGGCTCGTTTGGCGGTAAAATCAAGTGCggacacgcagacagacagagagacagacagacagacagacaggcagcaggaACCCGCAGACAG tagAGTCATGCCGTCCAACGTGGAGATCAAAGCCAGAGTCAGCGACCGGACGCTGTTCGCTGAGAAGGCCGCCcagctcagccaatcagagggcaCGATCATCAGACAGCACGACACGTTCTTCAACTGCAGCCAAGGACGACTGAAGCTACGAGacttcatg aaCGAGTCCGGTCAGCTGATCTTCTACGAGCGTCCGGACACTGATGGACCCAAACTGTCCCGATACTCCATCAGCCCGACCAGCGACCCGTCCAGCCTGCGG gcCGTGCTGTCGGACGCCCTCGGGGTTAAAGGTGAGGTGCGGAAGGAGCGGCGGCTGTTTCTGATTGGTCAGACTAGAGTTCACCTGGACACAGTGGAGGGACTGGGAGACTACATGGAGCTGGAG gtGGTGATGCGTCCAGAGCAGACTGTCGAAGAGGGACAGCAG GTTGCCGAGGATCTGATGGAGAAGCTGGGAGTGTCGAGGGAGAGTCTGGTGACCGGAGCGTACATGGACCTGTTACTGAAGggacacaaagagacataa